Proteins encoded in a region of the Homo sapiens chromosome 9, GRCh38.p14 Primary Assembly genome:
- the SOHLH1 gene encoding spermatogenesis- and oogenesis-specific basic helix-loop-helix-containing protein 1 isoform X1, which translates to MASRCSEPYPEVSRIPTVRGCNGSLSGALSCCEDSARGSGPPKAPTVAEGPSSCLRRNVISERERRKRMSLSCERLRALLPQFDGRREDMASVLEMSVQFLRLASALGPSQEQHAILASSKEMWHSLQEDVLQLTLSSQIQAGVPDPGTGASSGTRTPDVKAFLESPWSLDPASASPEPVPHILASSRQWDPASCTSLGTDKCEALLGLCQVRGGLPPFSEPSSLVPWPPGRSLPKAVRPPLSWPPFSQQQTLPVMSGEALGWLGQAGPLAMGAAPLGEPAKEDPMLAQEAGSALGSDVDDGTSFLLTAGPSSWPGFSVWEPVPGSGPTGVLGLGPPGSLEGRGGSGPAWAPAESSPLDVGEPGFLGDPELGSQELQDSPLEPWGLDVDCAGLALKDEVESIFPDFFAC; encoded by the exons ATGGCGTCCCGGTGCTCCGAGCCCTACCCGGAGGTCTCCAGAATCCCTACCGTCAGGGGATGCAA CGGCTCCCTGTCTGGTGCCCTCTCCTGCTGCGAGGACTCGGCCCGGGGCTCGGGCCCGCCCAAGGCCCCTACGGTGGCCGAGGGTCCCAGCTCCTGCCTTCGGCGGAACGTGATCAGCGAGAGGGAGCGCAG GAAGCGGATGTCGTTGAGCTGTGAGCGTCTGCGGGCCCTGCTGCCCCAGTTCGATGGCCGGCGGGAGGACATGGCCTCGGTCCTGGAGATGTCTGTGCAGTTCCTGCGGCTTGCCAGCGCCCTGGGGCCCAGTCAGGAGCAGCACGCT ATTCTTGCTTCCTCCAAGGAAATGTGGCACTCGTTGCAGGAGGATGTTTTACAGTTGACGTTGTCGAGTCAGATTCAAGCAGGTGTGCCAGACCCTGGGACGGGAGCGTCCAGCGGGACTCG AACCCCAGATGTGAAGGCGTTTCTGGAAAGTCCTTGGTCCCTGGATCCAGCGTCGGCCAGCCCAGAGCCCGTGCCGCACATCCTTGCGTCCTCCAGGCAGTGGGACCCCGCGAGCTGCACGTCCCTGGGCACGGACAAGTGTGAGGCACTGTTGGGGCTGTGCCAGGTGCGGGGTGGGCTGCCCCCTTTCTCAG AACCTTCCAGCCTGGTGCCGTGGCCCCCAGGCCGGAGTCTTCCTAAGGCTGTGAGGCCACCCCTGTCCTGGCCTCCGTTCTCGCAGCAGCAGACCTTGCCCGTGATGAGCGGGGAGGCCCTTGGCTggctgggccaggctgggcccCTGGCCATGGGGGCTGCACCTCTGGGGGAGCCAGCCAAGGAGGACCCCATGCTGGCGCAGGAGGCCGG GTCTGCGTTGGGGTCTGATGTGGACGATGGGACGTCCTTCCTGCTGACTGCTGGTCCCAGCTCGTGGCCGG GATTTAGTGTTTGGGAGCCCGTTCCTGGTTCTGGTCCAACAGGTGTCCTGGGTCTGGGGCCACCAG GGTCTCTGGAGGGTCGAGGAGGCAGTGGCCCTGCATGGGCCCCAGCTGAGAGCAGTCCACTGGATGTTGGAGAGCCAGGCTTCCTAGGGGACC
- the SOHLH1 gene encoding spermatogenesis- and oogenesis-specific basic helix-loop-helix-containing protein 1 isoform b (isoform b is encoded by transcript variant 2) yields the protein MASRCSEPYPEVSRIPTVRGCNGSLSGALSCCEDSARGSGPPKAPTVAEGPSSCLRRNVISERERRKRMSLSCERLRALLPQFDGRREDMASVLEMSVQFLRLASALGPSQEQHAILASSKEMWHSLQEDVLQLTLSSQIQAGVPDPGTGASSGTRTPDVKAFLESPWSLDPASASPEPVPHILASSRQWDPASCTSLGTDKCEALLGLCQVRGGLPPFSEPSSLVPWPPGRSLPKAVRPPLSWPPFSQQQTLPVMSGEALGWLGQAGPLAMGAAPLGEPAKEDPMLAQEAGSALGSDVDDGTSFLLTAGPSSWPGEWGPGFRAGPPA from the exons ATGGCGTCCCGGTGCTCCGAGCCCTACCCGGAGGTCTCCAGAATCCCTACCGTCAGGGGATGCAA CGGCTCCCTGTCTGGTGCCCTCTCCTGCTGCGAGGACTCGGCCCGGGGCTCGGGCCCGCCCAAGGCCCCTACGGTGGCCGAGGGTCCCAGCTCCTGCCTTCGGCGGAACGTGATCAGCGAGAGGGAGCGCAG GAAGCGGATGTCGTTGAGCTGTGAGCGTCTGCGGGCCCTGCTGCCCCAGTTCGATGGCCGGCGGGAGGACATGGCCTCGGTCCTGGAGATGTCTGTGCAGTTCCTGCGGCTTGCCAGCGCCCTGGGGCCCAGTCAGGAGCAGCACGCT ATTCTTGCTTCCTCCAAGGAAATGTGGCACTCGTTGCAGGAGGATGTTTTACAGTTGACGTTGTCGAGTCAGATTCAAGCAGGTGTGCCAGACCCTGGGACGGGAGCGTCCAGCGGGACTCG AACCCCAGATGTGAAGGCGTTTCTGGAAAGTCCTTGGTCCCTGGATCCAGCGTCGGCCAGCCCAGAGCCCGTGCCGCACATCCTTGCGTCCTCCAGGCAGTGGGACCCCGCGAGCTGCACGTCCCTGGGCACGGACAAGTGTGAGGCACTGTTGGGGCTGTGCCAGGTGCGGGGTGGGCTGCCCCCTTTCTCAG AACCTTCCAGCCTGGTGCCGTGGCCCCCAGGCCGGAGTCTTCCTAAGGCTGTGAGGCCACCCCTGTCCTGGCCTCCGTTCTCGCAGCAGCAGACCTTGCCCGTGATGAGCGGGGAGGCCCTTGGCTggctgggccaggctgggcccCTGGCCATGGGGGCTGCACCTCTGGGGGAGCCAGCCAAGGAGGACCCCATGCTGGCGCAGGAGGCCGG GTCTGCGTTGGGGTCTGATGTGGACGATGGGACGTCCTTCCTGCTGACTGCTGGTCCCAGCTCGTGGCCGGGTGAGTGGGGCCCTGGGTTCAGGGCTGGTCCCCCCGCGTAA